Sequence from the Qipengyuania gaetbuli genome:
GCTGAAGCCGACAGCAACCAGCGTCGCTACTATTCGCAGCGCACAGACGGCTACCGCCACGGGCGCCATCACGCTGCTGTTCCTCCTGACGATGCTGCTCGCCGGCATGGTGCTGTCGAATCTGGTCGAGGAGAAGGCCAACAAGATCATCGAAATCCTTGCCGCCGCCATCCCGATGGACGCCGTGTTCTACGGCAAGCTCTTCGCCATGCTCGGCGTCAGCTTCGTGGGCATCGCGGTCTGGGGCGGCATTGCCGGCACGATCCTGTGGCTCGGTGGCTCGGCGCTGGGGCCGGTTCCGACCCCGGCGGTGGGCTGGCCGCTGTTCGTGATCCTTTTCGTGACCTATTTCGCCACCGCCTATCTCCTGATCGGCTCGGTCTTCCTCACCATCGGTTCGATGGCGCCGACGGTGCGCGACGTGCAAACGCTTTCGATGCCGGCAACCATCCTCCAGCTCGCGGTCTTCTTCCTGGCGACCTATGCGCTGAGCGATGCGGGTTCGCCGGTCGAACTCTTCGCCGTCGCGTTCCCCGTGTCCTCGCCATACGCGATGGTTGCACGCGCAGCGCAGTCACCCGTGCTGTGGACCCATCTTGCCGCGATCGCCTGGCAGTTGCTGTGGGTTGCAATTTTCGTGAAGGTCGGCTCGGGCCTGTTCCGCAAGCTGGTCATGAAATCGGGTGCCGGCGGTAAGACGAAAAAGGCCTGGTTCGGCATCGGGCGAACGGCCAAGGGCTGACTTCGTCGCATCGGTGCAATCCGTCGGCAGTGGCGGTGATTAGGTTCCTTTTTGCAACTCGCTATTGACACGAGTGTCAGTTGAGGCAGGATTGCCGGCGAGAGGAAAGGCGTCACGAGAGTCGCCGCCGCTAGGAGAGAGACATGGCCACCGCTGCAATAGCCCGCCCCGAAGTGCGCTCGAGCCCCACAGCCTACGAGGCGCTGAAGAAGCATTTCGAGGAACACCCCGAGGAGCGCTTCGAGCATCCCCACAAGTGGGACGTGAGCCGCAGCGATATCTACGCCGAGAACACCTGGCATCCGATCTTCCGCGAAATGCGCGCGGCAGGTCCGCTCCACTACATTCCCGAAAGCCCCTTCGGCCCCTATTGGGCCGTGGTCAGCCACAAGGCCATCCAGCATATCGAGGCGCTGCCCGATATCTTCTCGTCCAGCTGGGAACATGGCGGCATCACGATCCTCAACCGGCTGACCGAGGAAGAGCTCGCCGAAGCCGGTGAAGACAGCCGCGAGCTGCCGATGTTCATTGCCATGGACCGCCCGCAGCACACCGGCCAGCGCCGCACCGTCGCGCCCAAGTTCACGCCCAGCGGCATGGCCGAGATGGAAGGCGAGATCCGCCAGCGCACCGGCGAACTGCTCGATTCGCTCCCGCGCGGCGAAGTGTTCGACTGGGTCGACAAGGTCTCCATCGAACTGACCACCGGCATGCTGGCGATCCTGTTCGGCTTCCCGTGGGAAGACCGCCGCCTGCTGACCTTCTGGTCCGACTGGTCGGGCGACACCGAGCTCGCCTCGGTCCGCGCGCTCGACAAGGTGCGCTGGGAAATCCTCAAGGAGATGGGCGCC
This genomic interval carries:
- a CDS encoding ABC transporter permease; translated protein: MADASRLPLWRAAMVIARRDFRAILFSKAFLFFLLGPIFFGAISLMAGTLGAKAAESADPPRLAVVLSEDEGAAFAAAHARLEDAVSLPEIAVVGTDEPREADRLLSDTSRNFGAVVTGTLEAPELSGTEERIDRWRGQVALLAAEAQGGKTAELPEVALKPTATSVATIRSAQTATATGAITLLFLLTMLLAGMVLSNLVEEKANKIIEILAAAIPMDAVFYGKLFAMLGVSFVGIAVWGGIAGTILWLGGSALGPVPTPAVGWPLFVILFVTYFATAYLLIGSVFLTIGSMAPTVRDVQTLSMPATILQLAVFFLATYALSDAGSPVELFAVAFPVSSPYAMVARAAQSPVLWTHLAAIAWQLLWVAIFVKVGSGLFRKLVMKSGAGGKTKKAWFGIGRTAKG
- a CDS encoding cytochrome P450; translation: MATAAIARPEVRSSPTAYEALKKHFEEHPEERFEHPHKWDVSRSDIYAENTWHPIFREMRAAGPLHYIPESPFGPYWAVVSHKAIQHIEALPDIFSSSWEHGGITILNRLTEEELAEAGEDSRELPMFIAMDRPQHTGQRRTVAPKFTPSGMAEMEGEIRQRTGELLDSLPRGEVFDWVDKVSIELTTGMLAILFGFPWEDRRLLTFWSDWSGDTELASVRALDKVRWEILKEMGAYFQTLWVERTHDKEPGDDLISMMIHSEAMNQMRPEEFMGNLVLLIVGGNDTTRNSMSGIIYQLDKNPDQRKLFEQQPELIPNAVQEILRMQTPLAHMRRTCTEDTEVFGQTIKKGDKVVLWYLSANRDEEVFDNPDKLDITRENARRHIAFGYGIHRCVGARLAELQLRVLLEELHKRRMRVHLAGDIERVRANFVHGFRKLEVEITEF